Proteins from a genomic interval of Streptomyces sp. NBC_00820:
- a CDS encoding NADP-dependent oxidoreductase encodes MKAVRFHEYGEIDVLRVEEVKRPGPGPGQVLVEVRSAGIQPGEVMIRKGARHERWPAAFPSGQGSDLAGVAVEVGTQVRGFAVGDEVLGFTHDRASHAEFVVVDDVNLVSRPQGLSWDVAGSLYVAGTTAYASVFAVDPGPADTVVVSGAAGGVGSLAVQLARRHGATVIGLASERNHAWLKDRGVVPVKYGEGVAERIEQAAGGNVDAFIDTFGDGYVELAVELGVRPERINTIRDWQAAARVGARTYGEGSAACAVVLGKLARLAACGELEVPIARTYPLERVRDAFRELEQGHTHGKIVLRP; translated from the coding sequence ATGAAGGCAGTGCGGTTCCACGAGTACGGCGAGATCGACGTGCTGCGGGTGGAGGAGGTGAAGCGCCCGGGACCGGGCCCCGGGCAGGTGCTGGTCGAGGTCCGTTCGGCCGGGATCCAGCCCGGTGAGGTGATGATCCGCAAGGGCGCACGGCACGAACGCTGGCCGGCTGCGTTCCCCTCCGGGCAGGGCAGTGACCTGGCCGGTGTCGCGGTGGAGGTCGGCACGCAGGTGCGCGGCTTCGCGGTGGGCGACGAGGTCCTGGGATTCACCCATGACAGAGCGAGCCATGCGGAGTTCGTCGTGGTCGACGACGTGAACCTGGTGTCCCGTCCGCAGGGGCTGTCCTGGGACGTGGCCGGGTCGCTGTACGTGGCCGGCACGACCGCGTACGCCTCCGTGTTCGCGGTGGACCCCGGACCGGCCGACACGGTCGTGGTGTCCGGTGCGGCGGGCGGTGTCGGGTCGCTCGCCGTGCAACTCGCGCGGCGGCACGGCGCCACGGTGATAGGGCTGGCGAGCGAGCGAAACCATGCCTGGCTGAAGGACCGTGGTGTCGTCCCGGTCAAGTACGGGGAAGGCGTGGCCGAGCGGATCGAACAGGCCGCCGGCGGGAACGTCGACGCGTTCATCGACACGTTCGGCGACGGCTACGTGGAGCTGGCGGTTGAGTTGGGCGTGCGGCCGGAACGAATCAACACGATCCGTGATTGGCAGGCCGCGGCCAGAGTCGGTGCGCGGACCTACGGAGAAGGCTCGGCGGCATGCGCGGTCGTGCTGGGCAAGCTGGCGCGGCTCGCCGCGTGCGGGGAGTTGGAGGTGCCGATCGCCCGCACCTACCCGCTGGAGCGGGTGCGAGACGCGTTCCGCGAGCTGGAACAGGGGCACACCCACGGCAAGATCGTGCTCCGCCCGTAG
- a CDS encoding restriction endonuclease: MTAPTRQIAHSLAHAPGWVILPGLIGVILLLAGDAVGILWLTVTAVVALLVGQYRARQAAEQQVRAAELYRIRSIQSTEIARYHAMNPNEFEHAVAFLCQRDGCTDVSVVGGAGDLGADVIATGPDGRRIVVQCKRYGPTTKVGSPDMQRFGGTCYSVHGAHVAVVVTTSVFTRPAVNYGHQQGIRIVDGSALAAWATRTGPAPWM; encoded by the coding sequence GTGACCGCGCCCACGCGCCAGATAGCCCATTCTTTGGCCCACGCCCCCGGCTGGGTCATCCTTCCTGGCCTCATCGGCGTCATTCTGCTGCTCGCCGGCGACGCCGTCGGCATCCTCTGGCTGACGGTCACCGCCGTAGTGGCTTTGCTGGTCGGCCAGTACAGGGCGCGCCAAGCAGCCGAACAGCAGGTCCGAGCCGCCGAGTTGTACCGGATCCGGTCGATCCAGTCCACGGAGATCGCCCGCTACCACGCCATGAATCCGAACGAGTTCGAGCACGCGGTCGCGTTCCTGTGCCAGCGAGACGGCTGCACCGACGTCAGCGTGGTCGGCGGCGCGGGCGACCTCGGCGCGGATGTCATCGCGACCGGCCCGGACGGCCGGCGGATCGTGGTCCAGTGCAAGCGCTACGGTCCGACCACCAAGGTCGGCTCCCCGGACATGCAGCGCTTCGGCGGCACCTGCTACAGCGTCCACGGCGCCCATGTCGCCGTGGTCGTCACCACCTCGGTCTTCACGCGGCCCGCGGTCAACTACGGCCACCAGCAGGGAATCCGTATCGTCGATGGCAGTGCGCTGGCCGCATGGGCCACCCGCACCGGCCCGGCCCCGTGGATGTGA
- a CDS encoding UbiA family prenyltransferase, which translates to MTTPEQSTTVRSPGRRARRVSALARACHPGPLVAVTGLTAALAVTAGQDKGSCLLTTGAVLAGQLSIGWCNDAFDARRDLATGRRGKPVADGAIGTTEVWAAAYAALALCVPLSFACGLWAGAVHLTAVAAAWAYDLGLKATGWSWAPYAVAFGALPAFVALGLPGRPWPAWWVVLAGALLGIGAHLGDVLPDIRGDLATGVRGWPQRLGPDRVRLLLPVPLVTASALLALGPAGPPGRRQATALVVAGLVAVTGTLLGRRWERTAFATAVVVAVLDVALLLSGSAIASGSGIGAGGS; encoded by the coding sequence ATGACCACCCCCGAGCAGTCGACGACCGTCCGCTCGCCGGGGAGGCGGGCCCGCCGGGTGTCCGCTCTGGCCCGCGCGTGCCACCCCGGTCCCCTCGTGGCGGTCACCGGGCTGACGGCGGCGCTGGCCGTGACCGCCGGTCAGGACAAGGGGAGTTGTCTGCTGACCACCGGGGCCGTGCTGGCCGGGCAGCTGTCCATCGGCTGGTGCAACGACGCGTTCGACGCGCGCAGGGACCTGGCCACGGGCCGCCGGGGCAAACCCGTCGCCGACGGCGCGATCGGCACCACGGAGGTATGGGCGGCCGCGTACGCCGCGCTGGCCCTGTGCGTTCCGCTCTCGTTCGCCTGCGGCTTGTGGGCGGGCGCCGTCCACCTGACCGCTGTCGCGGCGGCCTGGGCGTACGACCTGGGGCTCAAGGCCACCGGCTGGTCCTGGGCGCCGTACGCGGTGGCCTTCGGCGCGCTTCCGGCGTTCGTGGCACTGGGGCTGCCGGGCCGGCCGTGGCCCGCCTGGTGGGTCGTCCTCGCCGGGGCGCTTCTGGGGATCGGGGCTCATCTGGGTGACGTACTGCCGGACATCCGCGGGGATCTGGCGACCGGAGTACGGGGCTGGCCGCAACGACTGGGTCCGGATCGCGTGCGGCTGCTGCTGCCCGTGCCACTGGTGACCGCGTCCGCGCTGCTGGCGCTCGGTCCCGCAGGACCGCCCGGCAGGCGACAGGCGACGGCGCTGGTCGTGGCCGGCCTGGTCGCGGTGACCGGAACGCTGCTGGGACGCCGATGGGAGCGGACGGCGTTCGCGACGGCGGTCGTGGTGGCGGTGCTGGACGTGGCGCTGTTGCTGAGCGGGAGCGCTATCGCGAGCGGGAGCGGTATCGGGGCCGGGGGCAGCTGA
- a CDS encoding type III polyketide synthase — translation MTRIAAVHGALAPHRHTQSEITEMVARACLPRGADRRALDRLHHNSGVRARHMTLPLDQYEALDGFGAANDIFIDVATGLGARAVREALRVAGLSAADVDLLVFTSVTGIAAPSIDARVAGRLGMRPDIRRLPLFGLGCAGGAAGLARTHDYLLGHPDQVAVLLSVELCTLTFQRDDASVANLVATGLFGDGAAAVVACGANRAGAVAATAAGPTIVDSRSHLYPDTGHVMGWDIGDSGFKVVLDPEIPRLLRHHLGDDVEAFLGDHGLKPKDVTAWVCHPGGPRILEAVADALGLPEGATDVSRRHLAEVGNLSSSSVLHVLRDTLTERRPPPGTPGVLLAVGPGLACELVLLRW, via the coding sequence ATGACGCGGATCGCCGCCGTTCACGGTGCCCTCGCGCCGCACCGCCACACCCAGTCCGAGATCACGGAGATGGTGGCCCGCGCATGTCTGCCCCGGGGCGCCGACCGTCGGGCGCTGGACCGGCTGCACCACAACTCCGGGGTCCGCGCGCGCCACATGACCTTGCCGCTCGACCAGTACGAGGCGCTGGACGGCTTCGGTGCCGCGAACGACATCTTCATCGACGTCGCCACCGGCCTGGGCGCGAGGGCCGTGCGGGAAGCGCTTCGCGTGGCGGGGCTGTCGGCGGCCGACGTGGACCTGCTGGTCTTCACGTCGGTCACCGGTATCGCCGCCCCGTCGATCGACGCGCGCGTGGCCGGGCGCCTCGGAATGCGGCCGGACATCAGGCGGCTGCCCCTGTTCGGTCTGGGCTGCGCCGGGGGCGCCGCCGGTCTGGCCCGTACGCACGACTATCTGCTCGGCCACCCCGACCAGGTGGCGGTGCTGCTGTCGGTCGAGCTGTGCACGCTCACGTTCCAGCGCGACGACGCCTCCGTCGCCAACCTCGTCGCCACCGGCCTGTTCGGCGACGGTGCCGCCGCGGTCGTGGCCTGCGGAGCGAACCGCGCGGGTGCGGTCGCGGCCACGGCCGCGGGGCCCACGATCGTGGACTCGCGCAGCCACCTGTATCCGGACACCGGCCACGTCATGGGCTGGGACATCGGGGACTCCGGTTTCAAGGTCGTCCTCGATCCGGAGATCCCGCGGCTGCTGCGGCACCACCTCGGCGACGACGTCGAGGCGTTTCTGGGCGACCACGGCCTGAAGCCCAAGGACGTGACCGCCTGGGTGTGTCACCCCGGCGGCCCCCGGATTCTGGAGGCCGTCGCCGATGCCCTCGGCCTGCCGGAAGGGGCGACCGACGTGAGCCGGCGTCATCTGGCCGAGGTGGGCAACCTCTCCTCGTCCTCCGTGCTCCATGTGCTCCGCGACACGCTGACCGAACGCCGCCCGCCGCCCGGTACACCGGGCGTCCTGCTCGCCGTCGGACCCGGTCTCGCCTGCGAGTTGGTGCTTCTGCGCTGGTAG
- a CDS encoding isoprenylcysteine carboxyl methyltransferase family protein — translation MIWYALLVAAVAAERLAELVVARRNERWSVARHAIVAGQGHYPAMVALHASLLIGCPVEVWLGGRPFVPALAWPMLAVLVGAQALRWWCIGTLGPRWNTRVIVVPGLPLVARGPYRLLRHPNYVAVVAEGVALPLVHTAWVTALVFTVLDAVVLTVRIRCENRALAAATAMPTPAAAPASASAPA, via the coding sequence ATGATCTGGTACGCACTGCTGGTGGCCGCCGTAGCGGCCGAGCGGCTCGCCGAACTCGTCGTCGCCCGCCGCAACGAGCGGTGGAGCGTCGCCCGCCACGCGATCGTGGCGGGGCAGGGCCACTACCCGGCCATGGTCGCCCTGCACGCGAGTCTGCTGATCGGCTGCCCGGTCGAGGTGTGGCTCGGCGGCCGGCCCTTCGTTCCGGCCCTCGCCTGGCCCATGCTCGCCGTGCTGGTGGGCGCCCAGGCTTTGCGCTGGTGGTGCATCGGCACACTCGGACCCCGCTGGAACACCCGGGTGATCGTCGTACCCGGCCTGCCGCTGGTGGCACGGGGTCCGTACCGCCTCCTGCGGCATCCGAACTACGTCGCCGTCGTGGCCGAAGGCGTGGCACTGCCCCTGGTGCACACCGCCTGGGTGACCGCGCTCGTCTTCACGGTGCTCGACGCCGTCGTGCTGACGGTGCGCATCCGCTGCGAGAACCGGGCGCTGGCCGCCGCGACCGCCATGCCCACGCCCGCAGCCGCACCCGCATCCGCATCCGCACCGGCGTGA
- a CDS encoding NAD(P)/FAD-dependent oxidoreductase has translation MIDILVAGGGPAGLAAAVHATLAGLEAVVVEPRAAPLDKACGEGVMPGGVAALRALGAEAAGRELRGIRYVDGTSMAEAPFRDGPGLGVRRTVLHRALHERALGLGVRIVPGKVGEVRQTADTVTAAGITARWLIAADGLHSTVRRGLALELPGSARGRYGLRRHYRVEPWTDFVEVHWSGQGEAYVTPVADDLVGVAVLSRVRRGYDEHLAGFPALTATLRGATATAVRGAGPLLQRVRRRVAGRVLLVGDAAGYVDALTGEGIALALATAEAAVRCVAAGQPERYERAWTLLTRRHRLLTRALLTVSSRPGTARLIVPAASRLPPVFAAAVRALR, from the coding sequence GTGATCGACATCCTGGTGGCCGGCGGCGGGCCGGCCGGTCTCGCTGCCGCCGTCCACGCCACGCTCGCCGGCCTGGAGGCCGTGGTGGTCGAACCGCGCGCCGCGCCCCTGGACAAGGCCTGCGGAGAGGGCGTCATGCCCGGCGGTGTCGCCGCGTTGCGGGCGCTGGGTGCCGAGGCCGCCGGCCGGGAACTGCGCGGGATCCGCTACGTGGACGGCACCTCCATGGCCGAGGCGCCCTTCCGTGACGGCCCGGGGCTGGGCGTCCGCCGCACGGTGCTGCACCGCGCACTGCACGAGCGCGCGCTGGGCCTGGGTGTGCGGATCGTGCCGGGCAAGGTCGGCGAGGTGCGGCAGACCGCCGACACCGTCACCGCCGCGGGCATCACGGCGCGTTGGCTGATCGCCGCCGACGGCCTGCACTCCACCGTGCGCCGCGGGCTGGCCCTGGAGCTGCCCGGCAGCGCGCGCGGCCGCTACGGACTGCGCCGGCACTACCGCGTCGAACCGTGGACGGACTTCGTGGAGGTCCACTGGTCCGGACAGGGCGAGGCGTACGTGACACCGGTCGCCGACGACCTGGTGGGGGTCGCGGTCCTCAGCCGCGTCCGGCGTGGATACGACGAGCATCTGGCCGGCTTCCCCGCTCTCACCGCGACGCTGCGCGGGGCCACCGCGACGGCGGTGCGCGGCGCCGGACCGCTGCTCCAGCGGGTACGGCGCCGTGTCGCCGGCCGTGTCCTGCTCGTCGGCGACGCGGCGGGCTACGTGGACGCCCTGACCGGGGAGGGCATCGCCCTCGCCCTGGCAACGGCCGAGGCCGCCGTGCGCTGCGTCGCGGCCGGACAGCCGGAAAGGTACGAGCGGGCCTGGACTCTGCTGACTCGGCGCCATCGTCTCCTGACCCGGGCGCTGCTGACCGTGAGCAGCCGTCCCGGGACCGCCCGGCTCATCGTTCCCGCGGCCTCCCGGCTGCCGCCGGTCTTCGCGGCAGCGGTCCGCGCGCTGCGGTAG
- a CDS encoding deoxynucleoside kinase produces MPVICVGGMIGIGKTSVAELLAKELGSTVFYESVADNPILPLFYTASPEEIQAKRYPFLLQLYFLQTRFAAIKEAYKQGDNVLDRSIYEDWYFAKVNHDLGRISSLEMQVYEGLLDEMMREIDGLPYRKAPDLMVYLKADFETVQYRIGLRGRDFEQDESLVEYYRTLWSGYDDWVHKHYSASEVLVIDMNHTDVVNNPEDAARVAQEVKDALATVERRA; encoded by the coding sequence ATGCCAGTGATCTGCGTCGGAGGCATGATCGGCATCGGCAAGACGAGTGTGGCCGAACTGCTCGCCAAGGAGCTGGGCAGCACCGTCTTCTACGAGAGCGTGGCCGACAACCCGATCCTTCCGCTCTTCTACACGGCGAGCCCCGAAGAGATCCAGGCGAAGCGCTACCCCTTCCTGCTCCAGCTCTACTTCCTGCAGACGCGGTTCGCCGCGATCAAGGAGGCGTACAAGCAGGGCGACAACGTCCTCGACCGGTCCATCTACGAGGACTGGTACTTCGCCAAGGTCAATCACGACCTGGGCCGGATCAGCTCCCTCGAGATGCAGGTGTACGAGGGTCTGCTCGACGAGATGATGCGCGAGATCGACGGCCTGCCGTACCGCAAGGCACCCGATCTCATGGTCTATCTCAAGGCGGACTTCGAGACGGTGCAGTACCGTATCGGGCTGCGGGGCCGCGATTTCGAACAGGACGAGAGCCTCGTCGAGTACTACCGGACGCTGTGGTCCGGCTATGACGACTGGGTGCACAAGCACTACTCGGCCAGCGAGGTCCTCGTCATCGACATGAACCACACCGATGTGGTGAACAACCCCGAGGACGCGGCCCGCGTGGCACAGGAGGTCAAGGACGCCCTGGCAACGGTCGAGCGTCGAGCCTGA
- a CDS encoding NADP-dependent oxidoreductase, whose translation MITREIRLTAQITGVPTLGHFTVAETEVDGEVLVRTDQVGLAATYLELMRADCTLPVPAWQPGRRVGVATIGTVVRSDSPELAVGDLVQSMTGWSEYSAGPAAGYVKLDRGLFADPGFHLGQGPTAYYGMADVAAVGEGDVVFVSGAAGGVGSLAGQIARCLGAARVIGSAGSPAKAEYLVNELGYDAAFDYHDGAPADRLGELAPEGISVFFDVVGGEQYDAALRAARPGARFALCGSLSSQLGGAAERFPKPDRAAAEAKGVELLPFSCYHTPDQIAAWREHFSTWLGEGRFVYPQTVVEGGIEDVPRAFLSLLQGSYQGNVSVLLP comes from the coding sequence ATGATCACCCGTGAGATCCGGCTGACCGCGCAGATCACCGGCGTCCCGACGCTCGGCCACTTCACCGTCGCCGAGACCGAGGTGGACGGCGAGGTCCTGGTGCGCACCGACCAGGTGGGGCTCGCCGCGACGTACCTGGAGCTGATGCGGGCCGACTGCACCCTCCCGGTGCCGGCCTGGCAGCCGGGCCGGCGGGTGGGAGTGGCCACCATCGGTACGGTCGTCCGGTCGGACAGCCCCGAACTCGCGGTCGGCGACCTGGTCCAGTCGATGACCGGCTGGAGCGAGTACTCGGCGGGTCCGGCCGCCGGGTACGTCAAGCTCGACCGCGGGCTCTTCGCCGACCCCGGCTTTCACCTGGGCCAGGGGCCGACCGCCTACTACGGGATGGCCGACGTGGCGGCCGTCGGTGAGGGCGACGTGGTGTTCGTCTCCGGTGCGGCGGGCGGGGTCGGCTCGCTGGCCGGGCAGATCGCCAGGTGTCTCGGCGCGGCGCGCGTGATCGGCAGTGCCGGAAGCCCGGCAAAGGCCGAGTACCTGGTGAACGAACTCGGCTACGACGCCGCGTTCGACTACCACGACGGCGCCCCGGCCGACCGGCTGGGGGAGCTCGCGCCCGAGGGCATCTCGGTGTTCTTCGACGTCGTGGGCGGCGAGCAGTACGACGCCGCGCTGCGGGCGGCCCGGCCCGGGGCGCGCTTCGCCCTGTGCGGCTCACTGTCGAGCCAGCTCGGCGGCGCGGCGGAGCGCTTCCCGAAGCCCGACCGCGCGGCGGCCGAGGCCAAGGGCGTCGAGCTGCTGCCGTTCTCCTGCTACCACACACCCGATCAGATCGCGGCCTGGCGGGAGCACTTCAGCACGTGGCTGGGCGAGGGCCGCTTCGTCTACCCGCAGACGGTCGTCGAGGGTGGGATCGAGGACGTGCCGCGGGCGTTCCTCTCGCTGCTTCAGGGTTCCTACCAGGGCAATGTCTCGGTGCTTCTGCCGTGA
- a CDS encoding winged helix DNA-binding domain-containing protein: MTALSLRALNRSLLERQFLLARTDRTALEVIGRLVALQAQEPNWPYVGLWSRIHGFTQSQLTALLEDRQVVRSGLLRSTQHLATADDFRRLRPLLQPVLDRTAGSAHFTRNSTGLDPASLVAEGLGLLGGGTLSRRELARRLAERHPGRDGRILAGEVELRTPLVHGAATGAWGSWGNRSAVSVTSAEAWLGQPMVTAATATGAKDSAKELIRRYLAAFGPAGVKDVQAWCGLTRLGEVVAEMRAELRRYRGPDGGELLDLADAEMPDPEAPAPVRLLPAFDNALLGHADRTRVISDEDRKRVMPGQARVRPTFLVDGRVHGTWSLDAGTLRLTPFRPLRPADRAALEQEAERLLPFVGGRLLSCGDMAAARPS; encoded by the coding sequence GTGACCGCGCTCTCCCTCCGGGCCCTGAACAGATCGCTGTTGGAACGGCAGTTCCTGCTGGCGCGCACCGATCGCACTGCGCTGGAGGTGATCGGGCGACTGGTCGCACTGCAGGCTCAGGAGCCCAACTGGCCCTACGTAGGCCTGTGGAGCAGGATCCACGGCTTCACGCAGTCCCAGCTCACCGCACTGCTGGAGGACCGGCAGGTGGTCCGTTCCGGCCTGCTCCGCAGCACCCAACACCTCGCCACGGCCGACGACTTCCGCCGGCTGCGGCCGCTGCTGCAGCCCGTGCTCGACCGCACCGCCGGCTCGGCCCACTTCACCCGGAACAGCACAGGCCTGGACCCGGCCTCCTTGGTGGCCGAGGGACTCGGCCTGCTCGGAGGCGGAACGCTGTCGCGCAGGGAGCTGGCCCGGCGGCTGGCCGAACGTCACCCGGGACGCGACGGGCGCATCCTGGCCGGGGAGGTTGAACTACGCACTCCGCTCGTCCACGGCGCGGCCACCGGCGCCTGGGGTTCCTGGGGCAACCGGTCGGCGGTCTCCGTCACATCCGCCGAGGCGTGGTTGGGACAGCCGATGGTGACCGCAGCGACGGCGACCGGTGCCAAGGACTCCGCCAAGGAGCTGATCCGCCGCTATCTGGCCGCTTTCGGACCGGCCGGGGTGAAGGACGTCCAGGCCTGGTGCGGACTGACCCGCCTGGGCGAAGTCGTCGCGGAGATGCGTGCCGAACTGCGCCGCTACCGCGGCCCCGACGGCGGGGAACTGCTCGATCTCGCCGACGCGGAGATGCCCGACCCCGAGGCCCCCGCCCCCGTACGGCTGCTGCCCGCGTTCGACAACGCCCTGCTCGGCCACGCTGACCGGACCCGCGTCATCAGCGACGAGGACCGTAAACGCGTGATGCCCGGCCAGGCGCGGGTACGGCCCACCTTCCTGGTGGACGGCCGTGTGCACGGCACGTGGTCCCTCGACGCCGGGACGCTGCGGCTCACCCCGTTCCGGCCGCTCCGTCCCGCCGATCGGGCGGCCCTGGAACAGGAGGCCGAGCGACTGCTGCCGTTCGTGGGAGGCAGGCTGCTGTCCTGCGGCGACATGGCCGCGGCCCGGCCGTCTTGA
- a CDS encoding threonine aldolase family protein, which yields MNTAIAATPASRAFISDNMAGASPQIAQAVADAAVGQVLPYGNDPFTASARRRLGEIFERDVDVFLVSTGSAANALSLAAVTPPWGSVLSHPDSHINHDECGAPEFFTNGAKLVGVPGDDSKIDPDALRAVVRRRAGDVHRVQPSAVSISQATESGSVYTLEEIRRLSAIAKDAGLRVHMDGARFANALDHLGADPAEMTWKAGVDVLSFGATKNGAMTADAIVSFDPALSTELAFRAKRAGQLASKMRFHSAQIDAYLTDGLWLRNARQANAMATRLGDGLKAIPGTGLLATPQANILFCRLPQHVTEGLLAEGYAFYHDRWEPGIVRFVTAFSHSADDIDQLLDAVRRHTR from the coding sequence ATGAACACCGCCATCGCCGCCACCCCCGCCAGCCGTGCCTTCATCAGCGACAACATGGCCGGGGCGTCCCCGCAGATAGCGCAGGCCGTCGCCGACGCGGCCGTCGGGCAGGTCCTGCCGTACGGCAACGACCCCTTCACCGCCAGCGCCCGGCGCAGGCTCGGCGAGATCTTCGAGCGGGACGTCGACGTCTTCCTGGTCTCCACCGGGTCCGCCGCCAACGCCCTGAGCCTGGCCGCCGTCACCCCGCCGTGGGGCAGCGTGCTCTCCCACCCCGACAGCCACATCAACCACGACGAGTGCGGCGCTCCGGAGTTCTTCACGAACGGCGCCAAGCTGGTCGGCGTTCCCGGCGACGACAGCAAGATCGACCCCGACGCACTGCGGGCCGTCGTGCGCCGCCGGGCCGGTGACGTGCACAGAGTGCAGCCGTCCGCGGTGAGCATCAGCCAGGCCACCGAGAGCGGCAGCGTCTACACCCTGGAGGAGATCCGCCGCCTGTCCGCCATCGCCAAGGACGCGGGACTGCGCGTCCACATGGACGGCGCGCGCTTCGCCAACGCCCTGGACCATCTCGGTGCCGACCCGGCCGAGATGACCTGGAAGGCCGGCGTCGACGTCCTGTCCTTCGGCGCCACCAAGAACGGCGCGATGACCGCCGACGCCATCGTCTCCTTCGACCCCGCACTCTCCACCGAGCTCGCCTTCCGCGCCAAGCGCGCCGGCCAGCTCGCCTCCAAGATGCGCTTCCACTCGGCCCAGATCGACGCGTACCTCACCGACGGCCTGTGGCTGCGCAACGCCCGCCAGGCCAACGCGATGGCCACCCGGCTCGGCGACGGTCTCAAGGCCATCCCCGGTACCGGTCTGCTGGCCACGCCGCAGGCCAACATCCTCTTCTGCCGCCTGCCCCAGCACGTCACCGAAGGACTCCTCGCCGAGGGCTACGCCTTCTACCACGACCGCTGGGAACCGGGCATCGTCCGGTTCGTCACCGCCTTCTCCCACAGCGCCGACGACATCGACCAGCTCCTCGACGCGGTCCGCCGCCACACCCGCTGA
- a CDS encoding helix-turn-helix domain-containing protein has translation MTPPPSGRQPVSSTAAAVGAKIRLRRQQRGMSAAEMARRAGLSKATLSQLEAGNGNPTIDTLDAIAIALRIPIADLLARDADTGPVFRPATDVEPGEVSRELLRRISSGNSLEIWRLRIPPETELPGVPHATGTIEHLLIASGHVTAGPVDAPQDLGPGDMLAFAGDAPHFYRTGAEEVDITVVFASPIST, from the coding sequence ATGACGCCCCCACCGTCCGGCCGTCAGCCGGTGAGCAGTACCGCGGCAGCGGTCGGCGCGAAGATCCGCCTGCGCCGTCAGCAGCGCGGCATGAGTGCCGCGGAGATGGCCCGGCGCGCCGGGCTGAGCAAGGCCACGCTGTCGCAGCTGGAGGCCGGCAACGGCAATCCGACGATCGACACCCTGGACGCGATCGCGATCGCCCTGCGCATCCCGATCGCCGACCTGCTGGCGCGTGACGCCGACACCGGGCCGGTCTTCCGGCCGGCCACGGACGTCGAGCCCGGCGAGGTCTCCCGGGAACTGCTGCGCCGCATCAGCAGTGGCAACAGCCTGGAGATCTGGCGGCTGCGTATCCCCCCGGAAACGGAGCTGCCCGGCGTCCCGCACGCCACCGGCACGATCGAGCACCTGCTCATCGCCTCCGGGCACGTCACCGCCGGCCCCGTCGACGCCCCGCAGGACCTGGGTCCCGGCGACATGCTCGCCTTCGCCGGGGACGCCCCGCACTTCTACCGCACCGGCGCCGAGGAAGTGGACATCACCGTCGTCTTCGCCTCCCCGATCAGCACCTGA